The genomic window ttaaaaaaataaatgagatcatcattatataagtcatttaatttgaaatagcataatttgtgattataactaatatatgtattgcccacaaataagttaggaaatcaaataatttcctaacaatctcccacttgggctatGCATATACTatttcttgacataatcacatctttataaactttatgcgcgcatctgaatgctatttctctcattactttaacaatctggtccgtctcatacattagatatggaactaccgcagcttttatcacattaaatgccgtgactaaaccacgccaatcaccatcctaatatactcaacgacatagatcaaatttggatgagtaatatggaaattacatgccaagtgatctcatgcatgtctatttccagctggtccaactttattgagatcaaacacaatacaaatattgcaaaatgaacatttcacataacatgaaataaaccatcaacttaattctgcagaaaaataactcaatatctgtcataggacatatagcataaactcccactaaaccaaggcatcacaaatattgacacccatccgagcagtgtgctcatgaaaaACTTTAGGGGTCAATCCCTTAGTAatgggtctgctagcatatactttgttcctatatgtcctatgaaaatatgtttttcttaacctttctccttgacaactaagagcTTAATGTCTGTATGCTTCGATTTTAtcaagctcttattgttattggagtatattactgctgacttattgtcacaaaatatctttaatgaccgttcaatgtcatctactatacgaagctcagtgacaaagtttcgcaaccatatgccatgaaatcggaatcagagtacctaatgatctccaaattttctgatctccgataaatAAGCATGTAATCCCTTGTTCTCTTTAGATAACGCATTacgcgtttaacagctatccaatgatccatGCCCGAATTGCTCAAGTATTtacccaacactcccactataaatgatatatcaggacgtgtgcagacttgagcatacattaagctccctagtgctgatgcataaggtttatcatgcattgttGTCTTCTTAAGATCATTTTGGGGCATTACTTGAGACTAAACCTGTCTCCTTTAACtacgggtgtgtccattggtctacaaCTTTCTATGACATATttacttaaaatcttttcgatatagttcttttgtgacaatccaagaataccttgagagtgatctcttagtatctcgattcctaatacaaaagaggcatcaccaagatctttcatttcgaatttgttcgatagaaatttcttagtttcatgcaacaagcctatatcgttgctggcaagtagaatgtcatcaacatacaagaccaaaaaaaagtatttactcccactgaacttgcggtatacacattcatctataatatttacctcaaaaccatgaggtaatgacttaattaaacttgtgataccattaacaggaagcttgtttgagaccatagatggattttctccttttctattggatctccttaatgacacttcttgaggttgttgagcttgctgtatgggttgggGTTGATGAGGATTCTCATCATTTTCTTGTACTGCAGCAGTATCtcgagcaacaacaatattcttattgttctcttgtactgtaactggATCTACAGTAGGATTCTTATTTcgctcttgtactataactgtatcttgaGCAATAATAGGTACAAGGTcctgatcattgtcagttatataatcctcatcaaaagcaacattcctaatatttccttcccccccaaactcaacatcctcaagaaatctcgcatttcccgtctcaaaatagaccttgatgcatgattgtaaaacttgtaccccgtgaacgctcagcgtaaccaacaaagtagcaactaattatccttgagtccaattttctttcatgcggcctataaggtcgcgcctcagctggacatccccaaatatgcaaatgctttatactagggcttttcccagtccaaatttcatatggggttttgttaactgctttacttggcaccctattaaggatgtacactgcggtctttaaggcttctcctcagagtgattcaggcaaggaagaatgactaatcatacttctcaccatgtccttaagagttcggttccttcgctctacaacaccattcatgctaggtttgcctggcatagtgtattgcggaacaataccacactcctctaggaaaagagcaaaaggcccaGGACGTTGCACACCTGAACcgtcatatcttccgtagtattcaccaccacgatcagatttgacagctttaattttctttctaagttgaagttcaacttcagctttgaaagacttgaaaacatccaaggcttgggacttttcatgaattaaatatagatacccgtaacgagagtaatcatctatgaacgtaataaagtaccgttgtccattccaagagacagtagggaatgggccacatatatcggtatgtattagttctaagacatctttagctctctcggcacctaatttcctttcgtttgtccttttcccctttatacactcaatgcagacttcaaagtctgccaaatttaggggtccaagaattccatccgacacgagcctctgaattctctgtttagagatgtgacctaggcgtttgtgccataatgatgccgaattctcatttagttttcgtTTTGTACCTGTTTAcaatatttcattattataggaatttaattcaagcctatatagattatctaccaaatgaccagagcaaatattattcgaattatagaagagactgactttattgtctccgaacgaacaaaaataacctgatttgtcaaacgagaaacagaaaccaaattCCATCTAAATGAcagtacataaaatgtctctaataaatccaagtaaaatccactcgtggaacataatctaaaggttcctatagcttcgactgcaactatattgccgtctgccacatagatgtatctttcagcatcacttggcagtcggctccacaggcaaccctgcatagtaacacttacatgaatagtagcagcagaatctacccaccaagtatcaacaggtgcataacttaaactagcctcaaAACAAATGAAAGTAAAAACtatacccttctttacacgccatgtggcatatttggtacatagtttctggattagaacaaaaagaacatgcagtaaatattagttaattaatgggtaaaaaaatccatattgagatatctagtacaacattaattttcaatctttggatagaaaaattaactgtaagtgatactctcattgcagtaatcaaatattgtcaaaattcctgtcacacattaagcctttctttggaccgacttaatgcgcacgtgaaaacttaaacttcgcaacctatttattaccgcatatattttctattaattggccaaacaataaccttcctttgggccgactattgaccgcataattaatagaaaataaacagaagtgtgcaatgcttattatttggccaaacaataaacttcctttgggccgattattgttcgcataaataataagtattactttattcttaattagttatacccaaacatgtatttactatcaatatgtgtatgtaattcggccaaatatagaccttcctttgggctgaccaatattcgcatgaattacataaCACCATATTCCTTATGTtttgaataaatcaattttcacaaaagaggttactttggcagcataatgttcaatcaatttgtttcaaaaccaaatctttataaTAAATGGTATAATAATCCAAATTGTTACTAGTTTCCTTATGtaacaattaaataatatttttattattattcaaatattattaatatgtacATATAATTTGGCCAAATATAAATCTCCTTTTAGATGGATTCATATTCGCATAAGTGACATATACATATTAATCCTTATATCCTAAAAGGATAATCAATTattaatatatcaaattaaaattttgatacaGCGATacgtatatatattttaaaaacaaatgcGTTATAAGCAACAACTTATATGAATGGCGATGAGCGACAATACACATATATATTGCTTGATCATGTGTTAAGAATGCAATACATTTACATGTATGAAATATATTACTGGATGAtcaaataaattaatatatataaagtCTGTATGCTCGTTAAAACAAAATTCACTGATCCATAAAATTAAATTCGATCCAAAGTCTAAACAGAGAGTAACAACGCAAACATATTTCATTCagcgaaataaaaaaaatttaatattctcAATGACTCAATTATGGATGGCTCTGATATcacttgttggaataaattagatttcaataacccagatcatccatattgaatcaccaaaaattATAACATATCATAATGCGGAAGgaaggtctatttatatttgagcatggcacccattaaacccttaagcccaaataaaatagtatctaaagcccaaaagataatatatctaaaatccaaaaagataattatctaaggaacaaaagataatatctggttttattctcatttaattccaaatcaaaagtaataatgacttattcaattagcatttaaaaaaataaatgagatcatcattatataagtcatttaatttaaaatagcataatttgtgattataactaatatatgtattgcccacaaataagttaggaaatcaaataatttcctaacaactTCAACTtttttaaactaggaaaaatcaaattcaaaacagtaGAAATCAAGAGGTCTAAACAAGCAGAACATAGGCAACCTATATTGATCCAAATCTCTACACATAAATACACAACCTGAATTTAAGAGGTCTCTAATTATGTTATAACAATGAGATAATTTTATCATTCTAGTCTTCTGCAGCATCATCAATTTTCTCACCCTCAGGCACACCACGAAGGTAGAGAACATTGTTACAtctagaaataaaaataataaaacaaaacataCTTATTTTCATTCAAGAGGTTTAGTCAAACACAAATCAAATAGGCCACAACCATTGACATAGAGCCACAGAAGTAGCGTTCAATTATATTACTAGAGTGAGGAAGTGATATGCTTCTTCTTAACTTACCTGATGAACTAGCAGCAAAGGGGAGGGGAAGAGCAGTGACCAGCGATCCAGATTCCAATCTAGATTCCAAAGCCAGAGACAGAGAGGCAGAGCCACTGAGCCAGAGAGCCTCAATGTGTTGCAATCGCAAAGTGACGCTCACGGCCTCACGCAGTCCAACCACCACCAGTTCGAGTTGATAACACCAGCGGCAAACCTCACGGAGTCACGGCGAGTCGGCGATGCTCCAAATTGAGGTTTCCGGTCGCGCGAAATTCAAATTTCAGAGAGAAAAAGAGATAGAGTCAGAGATTGAGACTTGAGAAaggtgaaaatttgaaattttggccATGGAGAATTGGAGATAAACTGTAAAAgtaaaggagattaagagattaGAGACTGTTACTCTGCTAGGGCTCTTCTTCTATGGTCTTCTATTTAGATTGGGCCATTGGGTTGGGGTGGGCTGCAATCAGGGGGCTCAGGGCCAAGGAAAAGAACTTCTTCAACCTGAAACGCAACCACGCAGCAGAAGCTACGATTCCGGCAACTCTGCGATTTTCAACGGCGATTTCACACGAAGCAGCGTGGTTCTGAACGAGAAGCAGAAGCGCAACGGAAAGATGAAGTAGAAGCGTATAATCGTGCGTTTTCACGAGTTTACACGCGATTTTGACTACCTTGCATCGTGcttgattagtttttttttttcttttttaaaaaaacttgTGTGCTAGTTATATAGTGCTTAATTATGTAATATATCCTATTGTTCTACTTTACCTTCTCTCGTTATATATGTGTGTCCCTAACCTATCTTCTTCCGTTTATTGTTTAGGGTATAACATTATTTCTGCTTACCATGATAAACCCGATTTTAGTCGTGTATTCTGTCGTCATGATAAATTTCTATTTGTACATAAGCTTTACAGCTATCATGCTgaccaaacaaacaaacaaatctTATATATAAATAAGTCGCCGTTAAGGGAATAGTGAAAAAGCACGTTTTAAAATAGATCCTAACATATCATATAGTTGCCGCTGTTCAGCTAAATACAAAAGTAAGGTTTGAACAATTTCAGATGATATAGTGAACTAACGAAAATTTGCAACCAATGTAACCAATTCAAGAGAGTACTAGTTCTAAATTCAATTTTCATTTAAATATTTCACATGAGTATATCAATCAATTATTGATTGACGTGTGTTTCcgaatatatttatatataaagatTGGTCACAAGTCACCCAACAAAACTGGGGTTAACACCATGTCCCACCAGAAcattaatttataaatttataaaaaaaaaatacaaaagcaatGGAAATAGCAATTATAACATTGATACGGCTGGTGAATGGATTCTTATCTTATGCTATAAGGGATTTGAGGATCCTATATAATAATGGCAGAACAAGAACTCTCAAACCCTAATTCGATCTTCTTTTAGTTTATTTAATTTGTGAGCCCAAATAAATCAGATCAAGATTGCGCAACATGAATCCTTGGAACCCATGTGATGATTTATACTTTCAGATTTCATCATCTTCTGCTGATTATGACTATTCATCCCTCCCTATAATCCAAACATCACCATCAGCCGCGgaagatcatcatcatcatcagatcCTGGTTCATGGATATGAATATGATCCTGCTATGATGGATGCAAGTGCAAGTGTACCACCTTGTCCAAATCAAAAGGGAAAGCAGCGAAAAGAGTTGACTCCTAATAATAATGCTTTGGGAGCAGAAGATGGTGATGAGAACAAGAAGTGGATGCATAGGGagatagaaaaacaaagaagGCAAGAAATGTCAAGACTTTGCACCACCTTTAGAACTCTTCTACCTTTTGAATATATTAAGGTAGGTTTTCATACCATACACATTGTATTTTATTGTTTATGTATTAATATTTCATCTCTTTAGTTTTATTTTCagctgtatatatatatatagaaattgaagtaattaaaatttgaaaccaaGTATAAACATGATTTTTTGGACAGTTAATTATTTGTATTGTTTACggtaaaaactcaggtgaagtcgacttcacgtgaagttgatacttgagagccgttagataaaaatttagtcaaatcagtcaaattatttaacgactctcagatatcaacttcacgtgaagtcgactgcacctgagtttccaccattGTTTACTGATGATGACCAAAATCATTAGGGAAAGCGGTCAACTTCTGATCACATGCATGAGGGGGTGAAATACATCAAACACTTACAGAATAGGGTGGAAAAGTTGCAAGCCAAAAGGGATGAGTTAGTGAAGTCGATTAATTTGAGACCTAATAAGAGTGGAAgtagttcttcttcttcttctacacaGCATGTTCATCATCAAACCTTTGTCATTGTTGAACCCTTCTCTGGGGGAGTTCTGATTAAGTGCAGTTATAGCTTCAGGAACTATGCATTCCCTTTATCAGGAATCTTGGACATTGTGCTTAGACAAGGCCTTAATGTTGTTGATTGTACTTCAATCACCACTGATGATCACAGGTTCATACACACTATCCGATCAGAGGTACCATTATCATTATTGTTAtttcagattatcaattcaatcccgctacgttaccaacagcgtTTCTGCCAATTTTTGCCAACTTTTGTTTATGACTGTGTTTAACGGAAAtgtctttgtggatgtgtctaacaaaaatgtattttttatgGCTGTGTCTAATGAAAgtgtctttatatatatatattttggatgtgtctctttatacatgtgtttaaaatataataattaattattgttgacaaTAAGTTGGCAGATAGTATATTAGTACTCTATACTTTTCCTTATCAATTTGGATTGTTATTAATTAGTGTCATGTTGTTATAATAATGTTTATGTATGACTTGAAGGATCCACAAGTGATGACCACTGAGACTGATGACTACACCGAACTGCAAAGAAAGCTTAAGGAAGCTATATCATCATCAAGTAATTAGTATTCCGCTACGAGTAATGTTAGGTAGACCAAAAAAACAGTTACaacttaccttatttagcattaattaattgtcgcaacaattaataaatactaaataaagtaagttatggctatttttggctgattttctttggttaccaaccATTTCCGTTTTCGCTACATACATACTAGGTATCTTTTTGTGCTTCACAAAATTATCTTATGTGGCCTGGCCAGTCTTTAATCTTTTTCGGTTAATCATAATTTATTAGTATATGTGGTATAGTGCAGTAACTCATTAATGTATGTCAGATATAATAATATTAGAATGTAGTTTATTAGAGTCTCAATTCAATGTATCTACATTGATACTGCCTTCATTAATTCTGTTATCAAGGATGTGTTCCAAATTAAATGAGTCTAAAAAgaatcattttatttttattttttatttcaaatctGTAGAAGATTTCAAATCTGTACAAAATCTCTCATAGCAAATGCAttggaaaaaaaattacaatatctTTTGCATATTTCATCCGTGGTACGTGCTCCAATTTTATCTTTGGTACACAATCAATAACTACATATGTTCTTATTAGACTAAAATAATATGAATTGAACAATGTCATAACAGATAAACGAGATTGGTTTCCATCTCCCTTTAAGCAAGGTCTGAGTTCGAATTGTTGGGGAAAAAATGGCTAAGAAAATAAACCCCACTCTGATATAAATGTTCTTGGCTCGAATATATAATTGCTTCTAGCTAGCACAAAGAGTTTACATTATGGTTCAagaaaaatcggtcgctaaatcggttgctATTATGGTAATTTTTTGTAGTGCTTACTTATAACTTAActtcaaaatttatatatttaccaATTTgagtttcaattttctttcaataaCTTTTTGAAAGTTTAATTTTCTAAATTTCCCTTATATCTTTAGACAGAATTATCTTATTTAAAACTTTATTGTTTCACACGCACAGTATGGGATCCTTTCTAAATACAAGAGAAAAGATGTTATGTGATGTCCTCAGACATGATAAAAAAACTTTACTAATTCACAACTATTAAACTGAATTGTTTAACATACACTATGCATTCTATGTTTAACATACACTATGCATGGCTCTTAATTATAGACTATATGTCAAAGAAAAGGACAACATTATATATGTTAGAAACAAAAGACCAAAGTGGAGAAAGGATTTatgtattattgagtgtaatcAAATTGtttggaatgatacaatataaaatagatatttataggtgctaagagaatcgtaataataaagacgtagtattttataataaatattcagatatactaattaattctaattgatcctaattatattctaatcaTGTATATAAAAAGATGGACTTTAAAACTTTTGTTAGATAAAAAAATGATTTTATAACTTTCTTAGTTCTTTTCATCCaaaaactttgaaaaaaaaaactttattttattttattttattctgggAATTCCCTTGAATGGTCATGTGTTAATTACGACCTCTGTGACATATCTATATTCTATAGCAAAATCTCTTGGATGATATATTTTTGGGCGGATTAATTAGTTCAAAGTTCAAACATAGTGATCTTCAAGTGATTACATTCATGTATCTGGGTCCATTATATTGTACGACAAACAATACTTTGATTCtgaaaatcaaatcaaaacagTTAGGTTTGACGCATACTATATATAAACCAAGCAGTAGTATCCCTCATTATATTGTTCTATATTAAGAATTGTATTGTGTAACGAATTCCATGTGTTAAACAATAAATTTGAGAAAAAGCATCATCATATATATTAGGGAATCAAAGACATGGTGACAGCCAAGCTAATCTCGGTTGTGATGCTTCCTTAAAAGAAATCTTCCGACACAGCATGTACCATTTTAAAATGATAAGTGCTACATGCTATAATGCTATAATAAAGTTTGGTCTATTGAgatcttctatatatatatatatatgaacggCGAGCGTGCTTCTTGTTCTATATTTATTTGATCTTATCCAAATATCCCTAAGCAAACCCACACGACccacaaaaaaagaaaaacatgttAATTTGTTTTGTTGGCAGCATAtataaatatttgaaaatttttaaaatgtacCAGTATATTaatatttcaataatttttt from Arachis ipaensis cultivar K30076 chromosome B09, Araip1.1, whole genome shotgun sequence includes these protein-coding regions:
- the LOC107619681 gene encoding transcription factor bHLH118-like, which translates into the protein MNPWNPCDDLYFQISSSSADYDYSSLPIIQTSPSAAEDHHHHQILVHGYEYDPAMMDASASVPPCPNQKGKQRKELTPNNNALGAEDGDENKKWMHREIEKQRRQEMSRLCTTFRTLLPFEYIKGKRSTSDHMHEGVKYIKHLQNRVEKLQAKRDELVKSINLRPNKSGSSSSSSSTQHVHHQTFVIVEPFSGGVLIKCSYSFRNYAFPLSGILDIVLRQGLNVVDCTSITTDDHRFIHTIRSEDPQVMTTETDDYTELQRKLKEAISSSSN